Proteins encoded in a region of the Leopardus geoffroyi isolate Oge1 chromosome E2, O.geoffroyi_Oge1_pat1.0, whole genome shotgun sequence genome:
- the PRMT7 gene encoding protein arginine N-methyltransferase 7 isoform X6: MKVFCGRANPTTGSVEWLEEDEHYDYHQEIARSSYADMLHDKDRVFKPMADAAVKIVEKNGFSDKIKIINKHSTEVTMGPDGDMPCRANILITELFDTELIGEGALPSYEHAHRHLVQENCEAVPHRATVYAQLVESRRMWSWNKLFPIPVHTSCGEQVIVPPLELERCPGAPSVYDIQLNQVSSADFTVLSDVLPMFSVDFSKQVSSSAACHSRQFEPLASGQAQVVLSWWDIEMDPEGKIKCSMAPFWAHSDPEELQWRDHWMQCVYFLPQEEPVVQGSSIYLVAHHDDYCVWYSLQRTSPEKDRRVYPARPVCDCQAHLLWNRPRFGEINDQDRTDQYIQALRTVLKPDSVCLCVSDGSLLSLLAHHLGAEQVFTVESSAASHRLMKKCPGSQHSQADLTDWFHDGISSLGHRLVLISFLKETTRTTSLLLSPADTSIFKANHLEDKINIIEKRPELLTSADLEGKKISLLLGEPFFTTSLLPWHNLYFWYVRTAVDQHLGPGAVVMPQTASLHTVVVEFRDLWRIRSPCGDCEGFDVHIMDDMIKATGSGSVSAHCHLPFPSQRALDFRESKEAEPHPLWEYPCRCLSEPQQILTFDFRQPVPPHLIHAEGSIELRRPGRSHGAVLWMEYHLTPDSTVSTGLLKSAEDKVVLCTGTVAGTPTASRQCTSSPRRTPERHWVALRLSVTPWISTPTLETSPWISHSQTPWTMGSDPHLLRNKVA, encoded by the exons atcCTCCTATGCTGATATGTTACATGACAAAGACAGA GTTTTCAAGCCTATGGCTGATGCTGCTGTAAAGATTGTGGAGAAAAATGGCTTCAGTGATAAGATTAAGATTATTAACAAGCATTCCACTGAGGTGACGATGGGGCCAG ATGGTGACATGCCATGCCGTGCCAATATCCTGATAACGGAGTTGTTTGATACGGAACTGATTGGAGAGGGAGCGCTGCCTTCCTATGAACATGCACACAGGCATCTCGTGCAG GAAAACTGTGAGGCAGTGCCTCACAGAGCAACTGTCTATGCTCAGCTAGTGGAGTCCAGGAGGATGTGGTCGTGGAATAAGCTCTTTCCTATCCCTGTGCATACCAGCTGTGGAGAGCAGGTCATCGTCCCCCCCTTGGAACTGGAGAGGTGCCCTGGTGCACCCTCTGTCTATGACATTCAGCTGAATCAGGTGTCATCCGCTGACTTCACTGTCCTCAGTGATGTGCTGCCTATGTTCAG TGTGGACTTCAGCAAGCAAGTCAGTAGCTCAGCAGCCTGCCACAGCCGGCAGTTTGAACCTCTGGCATCTGGTCAAGCTCAGGTGGTTCTCTCTTGGTGGGACATTGAAATGGACCCTGAGGGGAAGATTAAGTGCAGCATGGCCCCCTTCTGGGCACACTCAGACCCAGAGGAGCTACAG TGGCGGGACCACTGGATGCAGTGTGTGTACTTCCTGCCACAAGAAGAGCCTGTTGTCCAAGGCTCAAGCATCTACCTGGTAGCGCACCATGATGACTATTGTGTATGGTACAGCCTCCAGAGGACCAG CCCTGAAAAGGACAGGAGAGTCTATCCAGCACGCCCCGTGTGTGACTGCCAAGCTCACCTGCTCTGGAACCGGCCTCGGTTTGGAGAGATCAACGATCAGGACAGAACTGATCAATACATCCAGGCTCTGCGGACA GTGCTGAAGCCAGACAGTGTCTGCCTGTGTGTCAGTGACGGCAGTCTGCTCTCCTTGTTGGCCCATCACCTTGGGGCAGAGCAG GTATTTACAGTAGAGAGCTCAGCAGCTTCTCATAGACTGATGAAAAAA TGCCCAGGGAGTCAACACTCACAAGCTGACCTGACTGATTGGTTCCATGATGGTATTTCTTCCCTTGGCCATCGATTGGTTTTGATTTCCTTTCTGAAGGAAACTACCAGAACTACAAGCCTATTGCTAAGTCCTGCTGATACGTCT aTTTTCAAGGCTAATCActtggaagataaaattaatataatagagAAACGGCCTGAATTGTTAACATCTGCAGACTTGGAGGGTAAAAAG ATCTCTCTCCTCCTGGGTGAACCATTCTTCACGACCAGCCTGCTGCCCTGGCACAACCTGTACTTCTGGTATGTGCGGACTGCCGTGGACCAGCATCTGGGGCCTGGTGCTGTGGTGATGCCCCAGACTGCCTCGCTGCACACTGTGGTCGTGGAGTTCAGG GACCTATGGCGGATCCGGAGTCCCTGTGGTGACTGCGAAGGCTTTGACGTACACATCATGGATGACATGATTAAG GCCACTGGCTCTGGTTCTGTCTCTGCCCACTgccacctccccttcccttctcagcgTGCCCTGGACTTCAGGGAGAGCAAGGAGGCCGAACCCCACCCGCTGTGGGAGTACCCATGCCGCTGTCTGTCTGAGCCCCAGCAGATCCTGACCTTTGATTTTCGGCAGCCAGTACCCCCACACCTGATCCATGCTGAGGGCTCCATTGAGCTGAGGAG GCCTGGGAGGAGCCATGGGGCCGTCCTGTGGATGgaataccacctcacgccggatAGCACTGTCAGCACTGGCCTCCTGAAGTCTGCAGAGGACAAGGTAGTGCTGTGCAC GGGGACTGTTGCTGGAACCCCCACTGCAAGCAGGCAGTGTACTTCTTCACCACGGCGGACCCCAGAGCGCCACTGGGTGGCCCTCAGACTGTCAGTTACACCGTGGATTTCCACCCCCACACTGGAGACATCACCATGGATTTCTCACTCTCAGACACCCTGGACGATGGGCAGTGACCCTCACCTGTTGAGAAATAAAGTGGCCtga
- the PRMT7 gene encoding protein arginine N-methyltransferase 7 isoform X9, which yields MMAVTAGADFCYAIEVFKPMADAAVKIVEKNGFSDKIKIINKHSTEVTMGPDGDMPCRANILITELFDTELIGEGALPSYEHAHRHLVQENCEAVPHRATVYAQLVESRRMWSWNKLFPIPVHTSCGEQVIVPPLELERCPGAPSVYDIQLNQVSSADFTVLSDVLPMFSVDFSKQVSSSAACHSRQFEPLASGQAQVVLSWWDIEMDPEGKIKCSMAPFWAHSDPEELQWRDHWMQCVYFLPQEEPVVQGSSIYLVAHHDDYCVWYSLQRTSPEKDRRVYPARPVCDCQAHLLWNRPRFGEINDQDRTDQYIQALRTVLKPDSVCLCVSDGSLLSLLAHHLGAEQVFTVESSAASHRLMKKCPGSQHSQADLTDWFHDGISSLGHRLVLISFLKETTRTTSLLLSPADTSIFKANHLEDKINIIEKRPELLTSADLEGKKISLLLGEPFFTTSLLPWHNLYFWYVRTAVDQHLGPGAVVMPQTASLHTVVVEFRDLWRIRSPCGDCEGFDVHIMDDMIKATGSGSVSAHCHLPFPSQRALDFRESKEAEPHPLWEYPCRCLSEPQQILTFDFRQPVPPHLIHAEGSIELRRPGRSHGAVLWMEYHLTPDSTVSTGLLKSAEDKVVLCTGTVAGTPTASRQCTSSPRRTPERHWVALRLSVTPWISTPTLETSPWISHSQTPWTMGSDPHLLRNKVA from the exons ATGATGGCGGTCACAGCAGGGGCTGACTTCTGCTATGCCATTGAG GTTTTCAAGCCTATGGCTGATGCTGCTGTAAAGATTGTGGAGAAAAATGGCTTCAGTGATAAGATTAAGATTATTAACAAGCATTCCACTGAGGTGACGATGGGGCCAG ATGGTGACATGCCATGCCGTGCCAATATCCTGATAACGGAGTTGTTTGATACGGAACTGATTGGAGAGGGAGCGCTGCCTTCCTATGAACATGCACACAGGCATCTCGTGCAG GAAAACTGTGAGGCAGTGCCTCACAGAGCAACTGTCTATGCTCAGCTAGTGGAGTCCAGGAGGATGTGGTCGTGGAATAAGCTCTTTCCTATCCCTGTGCATACCAGCTGTGGAGAGCAGGTCATCGTCCCCCCCTTGGAACTGGAGAGGTGCCCTGGTGCACCCTCTGTCTATGACATTCAGCTGAATCAGGTGTCATCCGCTGACTTCACTGTCCTCAGTGATGTGCTGCCTATGTTCAG TGTGGACTTCAGCAAGCAAGTCAGTAGCTCAGCAGCCTGCCACAGCCGGCAGTTTGAACCTCTGGCATCTGGTCAAGCTCAGGTGGTTCTCTCTTGGTGGGACATTGAAATGGACCCTGAGGGGAAGATTAAGTGCAGCATGGCCCCCTTCTGGGCACACTCAGACCCAGAGGAGCTACAG TGGCGGGACCACTGGATGCAGTGTGTGTACTTCCTGCCACAAGAAGAGCCTGTTGTCCAAGGCTCAAGCATCTACCTGGTAGCGCACCATGATGACTATTGTGTATGGTACAGCCTCCAGAGGACCAG CCCTGAAAAGGACAGGAGAGTCTATCCAGCACGCCCCGTGTGTGACTGCCAAGCTCACCTGCTCTGGAACCGGCCTCGGTTTGGAGAGATCAACGATCAGGACAGAACTGATCAATACATCCAGGCTCTGCGGACA GTGCTGAAGCCAGACAGTGTCTGCCTGTGTGTCAGTGACGGCAGTCTGCTCTCCTTGTTGGCCCATCACCTTGGGGCAGAGCAG GTATTTACAGTAGAGAGCTCAGCAGCTTCTCATAGACTGATGAAAAAA TGCCCAGGGAGTCAACACTCACAAGCTGACCTGACTGATTGGTTCCATGATGGTATTTCTTCCCTTGGCCATCGATTGGTTTTGATTTCCTTTCTGAAGGAAACTACCAGAACTACAAGCCTATTGCTAAGTCCTGCTGATACGTCT aTTTTCAAGGCTAATCActtggaagataaaattaatataatagagAAACGGCCTGAATTGTTAACATCTGCAGACTTGGAGGGTAAAAAG ATCTCTCTCCTCCTGGGTGAACCATTCTTCACGACCAGCCTGCTGCCCTGGCACAACCTGTACTTCTGGTATGTGCGGACTGCCGTGGACCAGCATCTGGGGCCTGGTGCTGTGGTGATGCCCCAGACTGCCTCGCTGCACACTGTGGTCGTGGAGTTCAGG GACCTATGGCGGATCCGGAGTCCCTGTGGTGACTGCGAAGGCTTTGACGTACACATCATGGATGACATGATTAAG GCCACTGGCTCTGGTTCTGTCTCTGCCCACTgccacctccccttcccttctcagcgTGCCCTGGACTTCAGGGAGAGCAAGGAGGCCGAACCCCACCCGCTGTGGGAGTACCCATGCCGCTGTCTGTCTGAGCCCCAGCAGATCCTGACCTTTGATTTTCGGCAGCCAGTACCCCCACACCTGATCCATGCTGAGGGCTCCATTGAGCTGAGGAG GCCTGGGAGGAGCCATGGGGCCGTCCTGTGGATGgaataccacctcacgccggatAGCACTGTCAGCACTGGCCTCCTGAAGTCTGCAGAGGACAAGGTAGTGCTGTGCAC GGGGACTGTTGCTGGAACCCCCACTGCAAGCAGGCAGTGTACTTCTTCACCACGGCGGACCCCAGAGCGCCACTGGGTGGCCCTCAGACTGTCAGTTACACCGTGGATTTCCACCCCCACACTGGAGACATCACCATGGATTTCTCACTCTCAGACACCCTGGACGATGGGCAGTGACCCTCACCTGTTGAGAAATAAAGTGGCCtga
- the PRMT7 gene encoding protein arginine N-methyltransferase 7 isoform X13, producing MPCRANILITELFDTELIGEGALPSYEHAHRHLVQENCEAVPHRATVYAQLVESRRMWSWNKLFPIPVHTSCGEQVIVPPLELERCPGAPSVYDIQLNQVSSADFTVLSDVLPMFSVDFSKQVSSSAACHSRQFEPLASGQAQVVLSWWDIEMDPEGKIKCSMAPFWAHSDPEELQWRDHWMQCVYFLPQEEPVVQGSSIYLVAHHDDYCVWYSLQRTSPEKDRRVYPARPVCDCQAHLLWNRPRFGEINDQDRTDQYIQALRTVLKPDSVCLCVSDGSLLSLLAHHLGAEQVFTVESSAASHRLMKKCPGSQHSQADLTDWFHDGISSLGHRLVLISFLKETTRTTSLLLSPADTSIFKANHLEDKINIIEKRPELLTSADLEGKKISLLLGEPFFTTSLLPWHNLYFWYVRTAVDQHLGPGAVVMPQTASLHTVVVEFRDLWRIRSPCGDCEGFDVHIMDDMIKATGSGSVSAHCHLPFPSQRALDFRESKEAEPHPLWEYPCRCLSEPQQILTFDFRQPVPPHLIHAEGSIELRRPGRSHGAVLWMEYHLTPDSTVSTGLLKSAEDKVVLCTGTVAGTPTASRQCTSSPRRTPERHWVALRLSVTPWISTPTLETSPWISHSQTPWTMGSDPHLLRNKVA from the exons ATGCCATGCCGTGCCAATATCCTGATAACGGAGTTGTTTGATACGGAACTGATTGGAGAGGGAGCGCTGCCTTCCTATGAACATGCACACAGGCATCTCGTGCAG GAAAACTGTGAGGCAGTGCCTCACAGAGCAACTGTCTATGCTCAGCTAGTGGAGTCCAGGAGGATGTGGTCGTGGAATAAGCTCTTTCCTATCCCTGTGCATACCAGCTGTGGAGAGCAGGTCATCGTCCCCCCCTTGGAACTGGAGAGGTGCCCTGGTGCACCCTCTGTCTATGACATTCAGCTGAATCAGGTGTCATCCGCTGACTTCACTGTCCTCAGTGATGTGCTGCCTATGTTCAG TGTGGACTTCAGCAAGCAAGTCAGTAGCTCAGCAGCCTGCCACAGCCGGCAGTTTGAACCTCTGGCATCTGGTCAAGCTCAGGTGGTTCTCTCTTGGTGGGACATTGAAATGGACCCTGAGGGGAAGATTAAGTGCAGCATGGCCCCCTTCTGGGCACACTCAGACCCAGAGGAGCTACAG TGGCGGGACCACTGGATGCAGTGTGTGTACTTCCTGCCACAAGAAGAGCCTGTTGTCCAAGGCTCAAGCATCTACCTGGTAGCGCACCATGATGACTATTGTGTATGGTACAGCCTCCAGAGGACCAG CCCTGAAAAGGACAGGAGAGTCTATCCAGCACGCCCCGTGTGTGACTGCCAAGCTCACCTGCTCTGGAACCGGCCTCGGTTTGGAGAGATCAACGATCAGGACAGAACTGATCAATACATCCAGGCTCTGCGGACA GTGCTGAAGCCAGACAGTGTCTGCCTGTGTGTCAGTGACGGCAGTCTGCTCTCCTTGTTGGCCCATCACCTTGGGGCAGAGCAG GTATTTACAGTAGAGAGCTCAGCAGCTTCTCATAGACTGATGAAAAAA TGCCCAGGGAGTCAACACTCACAAGCTGACCTGACTGATTGGTTCCATGATGGTATTTCTTCCCTTGGCCATCGATTGGTTTTGATTTCCTTTCTGAAGGAAACTACCAGAACTACAAGCCTATTGCTAAGTCCTGCTGATACGTCT aTTTTCAAGGCTAATCActtggaagataaaattaatataatagagAAACGGCCTGAATTGTTAACATCTGCAGACTTGGAGGGTAAAAAG ATCTCTCTCCTCCTGGGTGAACCATTCTTCACGACCAGCCTGCTGCCCTGGCACAACCTGTACTTCTGGTATGTGCGGACTGCCGTGGACCAGCATCTGGGGCCTGGTGCTGTGGTGATGCCCCAGACTGCCTCGCTGCACACTGTGGTCGTGGAGTTCAGG GACCTATGGCGGATCCGGAGTCCCTGTGGTGACTGCGAAGGCTTTGACGTACACATCATGGATGACATGATTAAG GCCACTGGCTCTGGTTCTGTCTCTGCCCACTgccacctccccttcccttctcagcgTGCCCTGGACTTCAGGGAGAGCAAGGAGGCCGAACCCCACCCGCTGTGGGAGTACCCATGCCGCTGTCTGTCTGAGCCCCAGCAGATCCTGACCTTTGATTTTCGGCAGCCAGTACCCCCACACCTGATCCATGCTGAGGGCTCCATTGAGCTGAGGAG GCCTGGGAGGAGCCATGGGGCCGTCCTGTGGATGgaataccacctcacgccggatAGCACTGTCAGCACTGGCCTCCTGAAGTCTGCAGAGGACAAGGTAGTGCTGTGCAC GGGGACTGTTGCTGGAACCCCCACTGCAAGCAGGCAGTGTACTTCTTCACCACGGCGGACCCCAGAGCGCCACTGGGTGGCCCTCAGACTGTCAGTTACACCGTGGATTTCCACCCCCACACTGGAGACATCACCATGGATTTCTCACTCTCAGACACCCTGGACGATGGGCAGTGACCCTCACCTGTTGAGAAATAAAGTGGCCtga